The Reichenbachiella carrageenanivorans region GATTTTCAAAAACAAGCCTGGGCGGCCTCCGTCAAGGAAAGCCTTTTTGAGGTACAAAAAGCGGGTGTAAAAGTATACTACCCAAGCAAAGCCCCTTTTCAGGAGAAAGTAAAAGGACTTTATGATGAATTCAAAGACGATCCTGTACTCTACGAATTGATTGAAAAAATACAACAAGCAGCAAACACTCCGAAATAATGGACTTTAGACAAACCTTAGACAAAACTCTGGAAACCGTACTCAGCGCACTGCTCGGGCTCATGGTTCTCAATGTCCTCTGGCAAGTAGGCTCCAGATACTTGCTCAATGATCCAAGTGCATTTACCGACGAATTGTCTCGCTATCTGCTCATCTGGGTTGGACTTTTGGGTGCCGCCTATGCTTCGGGCAAAGGCATGCATGTATCTATCGAACTACTCGAACGAAAACTAGACGACCGTAAAAAGCATTGGCAACAGGTGTTTATACAAATCATGGTCTTGGTATTTGCCCTTGCAGTACTGATCATTGGAGGCATACGTCTAGTCTACATCTCTTTTGAACTGGGACAGACTTCCTCTGCCATGCAACTATCACTAGGCTATGTCTATCTGGCTTTGCCCCTTAGCGGAATACTTATCTCTTATTATTCCTTATCTGATTTGTTCAATCTATTAAAACCAAAAAATGGATAATCTAGAAGTATACGCCCTCGTCATTAGTTTTTTGCTTCTGCTCATCGCAGGAGTACCAGTAGCCTATAGTGTAGGATTGGCCTCTTTGGTGACCATTTTGGTCAATATCGACGCCATGCCGGCATTCACCACCATCGCTCAGCGCATGGCTACTGGATTGGATAGTTTTTCTTTGCTGGCCATTCCGTTTTTCATCCTAGCGGGGCAGATTATGAATCAGGGCGGTATCGCTCATCGGCTCATCGCTTTTGCCAAAGCACTGGTAGGCTCATTCCCTGGCGGATTGGCCTATGTCAACATCATTGGTGCCATGCTTTTTGGTGCTATTTCAGGCTCTGCCATGGCGGCAGTATCCGCTATTGGTGGCACATTGGGGCCAAGAATGGAGAAAGAAGGCTATGAGAAATCGTATAGCGCGGCGGTAAACATCGTGTCGTCTACCACGGGTCTTGTGATCCCCCCTTCCAATATCCTGATCGTATATTCGCTGGCAAGCGGTGGCGTATCTATCGCCGCTTTGTTTTTGGCGGGTTATATACCTGGACTGCTTATGGGACTCGCTCTTATGATCGTAGCTGCGGTGTATGCAAAAGTAAAAGGGTACCCTCGTGGGGAAAAATCCACACTTGGTCATATTTTCAACACATTCATTCATGCTTTACCTAGTTTGATGATGCTCGTCGTAGTTATTGGAGGCATCGTCATTGGCATATTTACCGCCACAGAGGCCTCTGGCATAGCCGTACTTTACACCTTCATTTTGTCGATGATATACAAAGAGCTCACGCTAGAAAAAATAAGACAAATTGCCATTGGGTCTGTAGGCACCACTGCCGTAGTCGCTTTGCTTATTGCTTGCTCTATGAGCATGTCTTGGGTCATGGCCTATGCAGACATCCCACAGGCTGTGACAGCCGGATTGCTCAGTGTATCTGACAACCCTATTGTGATTCTATTGCTTATCAATCTTCTACTTCTCGCTGTAGGGATATTTATGGACATGACTCCAGCTGTACTAATTTTCACACCCATATTTCTTCCTGTAGTTACTGCTATTGGTATTGACCCTGTTCATTTTGGGATTATCATGGTCATGAATTTATGTATTGGACTCTGTACCCCACCTGTAGGCTCAGTATTGTTTGTAGGTATAGGTGTCGCTGGCGTCTCACTTGAAAAAGTAATCAAGCCACTCATTCCTCTCTTTATCGCTATGGTGATCGTATTACTATTGGTGACTTACATTCCTGAATTAAGTTTGTTTTTACCTAGGTGGCTTGAATAAATCTACCGCAAACTCTATTACACTTTACAATAAATTACTTAGATTTAAGAATCCTACTTCCCATCTTACTTGTATATTTCCCATTAAATAGCATGAATACAAATCAGCATAAATACATACAGCATGAGAAAGACAGGAATACTTTACTTAATTCTATTATTCACAACCCAACTAGCCACTGGGCAAGACCTTAAAGTCGGTTTATTATTCGATCAGTTCGCAAGTGTAAGGTGGGAAGTGGATGCTAGTCAGCTCACCTCTGAATTCAAAAAGAATGGAATAGAAGTCATCGTGAAAGTGGCTCACTCCAGCTTAGAAAAGCAAGTCAGCCAGGCACAAGAGCTAGCAGATGAAGGAGTCAAAGTTTTTGTGGTTATTGCCGTAGACGGACGTAAGTCCTCCGCCATCTTAGACATTGCCAAATCCAATGACATCCTAGTAGTCGCCTATGACCGCCTGATACTCGATCCTCGTGTAGACTTATATGTCTCGTACAACAATCTTGAAGTAGGGCGAATGCAAGCGCAAGCCATGATTGACAATGTGAAGAAAGGAAATATTCTGATGATGAATGGCCCTGTAGCAGACAATAATGCTGTGCAATTCAGAAAAGGACACTTGGAGGTGCTAGATCCCTTGGTCAAATCAGGACAGATCACGATTGTAGATGATTTAGTCTTAGACACGTGGTCGGATGTAAGCGCCCTTATGAAGCTCTATGAAGTCGGCCCAGATTTTAGCAAAATCGACGGTATGCTTTCTGCCATCGATTGGTTCAACGACGCCGCTATGGAGTACACTGGCGACTCGGCTATGTTTACCAAAATTTATATGACGGGTCAAGACCCATCTACTGCCACAGCCATCAAACTGAAAAAAGACATTCAAAATATGACCGTGTGTAAGCCCATTGCACCGCTTGCGATTAAGACGGTGGAATTGACAATGGCCAAGCTCAATAATCAAAAAACCAAAGGCCTCCAGAAAACCTCAGTAGGAAGCGACTCTATCGATAGCTATTTGCTCACACCCATCTATGTAGACAAAAACAATGTGGATGAGTACCAAGATGAGTTTCTCAAATAGGCACACTACTGTATTAAATACCTGATACACAGAGGAGAAGTACTAGCTGGTACTTCTCTTTTTTTTTGAATAAACCTATATCCGTGGACATTTCGCTCATTCGGATTGCAGCAGATCGTTTGTTGATTTCTATAATTACCGTATCTGCCTTTGACAAGCAGCAGATTGCACCCTTATCCAAACATAAGACAAGTGATCAGAATACATGACCTTTGACAGGTATACTTGGTGGCCTTGCTAGGAATCGAACCTAGATCTAAAGTTTAGGAAACTTCTATTCTATCCATTGAACTACAAGGCCATTTGCACATGAGCTGTGGCAAATCTATAGAAATTCATCTATTTTAGATAAACAAGTGATTTTTTGATTTTCCTCCAAAAGAAGTAGCTTAGATTAAAAACCAATGAAGTACCTCCTGCCTATCTTGTTCTTGGCTTCCTTCTGTAGCACCTACGCTCAATCTACTTCAGGTAAAACATACGATACACAAGTCGTCGAATTTGCCAAACTACCCGTACTCAGCTGGAAATCTACTAACCAAGTAGACGACAAGCCTGCATGGGAAGGATTTTTATTGGTAAAAGCCAAACTCAACGGCATCTATGACCTCTCCGGTGGTCTACAAAACCAAGAGACCTTCAACGTAGGACAAATCGACGTATGGGGCCATGACAACCGCAATCGATTCGGAATGGACATGTATCAAACACAGCTGCGAATATGGAGCAAACGAAAAACTGCCACGAGTGATTTTGTAGGCTATCTGGAAGGCGACTTCTGGGGAGGAGATGGTAGATTCAGATTGCGGAATGTTTGGCTAGATTATAAATTTCTACACATTGGACAGGACTGGAGTTTCTTTGGAGACAAAGACATCTGGCCCAATGTCCTCGACTGGGACGGCCCTCCTTCGGGCGTTTGGCGAAGATCGACACAGATCAAATTTTATTTCAAAAATCCAAATCATTGGTTGTTTGAGATAGGCATAGAAAACCCAGGAGCTGAGTTTACCTTCAACGAAGAAATAGAACCTGACATATCTGCCTCCTACCCTGTGATGCCCGATTTTGTAGGTGCGGCAAAAAAAGAAATGACCTTTGGCTACCTCAGACTCGCCGCGATCTATCGCAACCTCACCTACGACTACTCGGGTACCAATATTTCCAAATCTGGCTATGGAGCTGCGTTATCTGGCTATATC contains the following coding sequences:
- a CDS encoding TRAP transporter small permease, whose amino-acid sequence is MDFRQTLDKTLETVLSALLGLMVLNVLWQVGSRYLLNDPSAFTDELSRYLLIWVGLLGAAYASGKGMHVSIELLERKLDDRKKHWQQVFIQIMVLVFALAVLIIGGIRLVYISFELGQTSSAMQLSLGYVYLALPLSGILISYYSLSDLFNLLKPKNG
- a CDS encoding TRAP transporter large permease; the encoded protein is MDNLEVYALVISFLLLLIAGVPVAYSVGLASLVTILVNIDAMPAFTTIAQRMATGLDSFSLLAIPFFILAGQIMNQGGIAHRLIAFAKALVGSFPGGLAYVNIIGAMLFGAISGSAMAAVSAIGGTLGPRMEKEGYEKSYSAAVNIVSSTTGLVIPPSNILIVYSLASGGVSIAALFLAGYIPGLLMGLALMIVAAVYAKVKGYPRGEKSTLGHIFNTFIHALPSLMMLVVVIGGIVIGIFTATEASGIAVLYTFILSMIYKELTLEKIRQIAIGSVGTTAVVALLIACSMSMSWVMAYADIPQAVTAGLLSVSDNPIVILLLINLLLLAVGIFMDMTPAVLIFTPIFLPVVTAIGIDPVHFGIIMVMNLCIGLCTPPVGSVLFVGIGVAGVSLEKVIKPLIPLFIAMVIVLLLVTYIPELSLFLPRWLE
- a CDS encoding substrate-binding domain-containing protein; its protein translation is MRKTGILYLILLFTTQLATGQDLKVGLLFDQFASVRWEVDASQLTSEFKKNGIEVIVKVAHSSLEKQVSQAQELADEGVKVFVVIAVDGRKSSAILDIAKSNDILVVAYDRLILDPRVDLYVSYNNLEVGRMQAQAMIDNVKKGNILMMNGPVADNNAVQFRKGHLEVLDPLVKSGQITIVDDLVLDTWSDVSALMKLYEVGPDFSKIDGMLSAIDWFNDAAMEYTGDSAMFTKIYMTGQDPSTATAIKLKKDIQNMTVCKPIAPLAIKTVELTMAKLNNQKTKGLQKTSVGSDSIDSYLLTPIYVDKNNVDEYQDEFLK